Proteins from a genomic interval of Sphingomonas sp. Y38-1Y:
- a CDS encoding dicarboxylate/amino acid:cation symporter: MRILLALIAGIAAGIALAAWRPDAAIAGTSLAQPIGTMWLNALRMTIVPLVVALLVTGVAATARAARASKLAGRAIAVFLICLWTSSALGALFTLTLLDLFPLGDAASAALKASFTSAAPVGPVPPFSDFLVAMVPTNPVSAAAEDAFLPLIVFTVTFAFALTRLAPEPRELLTRFFQAIADAMLVVITWVLWLAPLGVFALAYVVGAKAGTAAFGALVHYVAVVAGTGILVWLLAYPTAVFAGRVKLRDFLRATGSAQAVAISTQSSLASLPAMLRGAEALRLPVAASGVVLPLAVAIFRFTGPAMNLSVALYVAHVFGIRLGPEQIAIGIAAAAITTLGAVSLPGTISFVSSIAPIALAMGVPIEPLALLVAVETMPDIVRTLGNVTMDLAVTSVVTRGQAEGLGGTEADALLSE; the protein is encoded by the coding sequence ATGCGAATATTGTTGGCGCTGATCGCGGGCATCGCCGCGGGCATTGCGCTGGCCGCATGGCGGCCCGACGCGGCCATCGCCGGCACGTCCCTCGCACAGCCGATCGGGACGATGTGGCTGAATGCGCTGCGGATGACGATCGTGCCGCTGGTCGTCGCCCTGCTCGTCACCGGCGTCGCGGCGACGGCGCGAGCGGCGCGGGCGAGCAAGCTTGCCGGCCGCGCGATCGCGGTCTTCCTGATCTGTCTGTGGACCTCGTCGGCGTTGGGCGCGCTGTTCACGCTGACCCTCCTCGACCTTTTCCCCCTAGGCGACGCGGCGAGCGCCGCGCTGAAGGCGAGCTTCACCAGTGCCGCGCCCGTCGGCCCGGTGCCGCCCTTTTCCGACTTCCTCGTCGCGATGGTGCCGACCAACCCGGTATCGGCCGCGGCGGAGGATGCGTTCCTGCCGCTCATCGTCTTCACCGTCACCTTCGCCTTCGCGCTCACTCGTCTGGCGCCCGAGCCGCGCGAGCTCCTGACGCGCTTCTTTCAGGCGATCGCCGACGCGATGCTCGTCGTCATCACCTGGGTGCTGTGGCTGGCGCCGCTCGGCGTGTTCGCGCTCGCCTATGTCGTCGGCGCCAAGGCGGGGACGGCAGCGTTCGGGGCGCTCGTCCATTATGTCGCGGTCGTCGCGGGAACCGGCATCCTCGTCTGGCTGCTCGCCTATCCCACTGCGGTGTTCGCCGGCCGCGTGAAGCTGCGCGACTTCCTGCGTGCGACCGGCTCGGCACAGGCGGTGGCGATCAGCACGCAGTCGAGCCTCGCTTCGCTCCCCGCGATGCTGCGCGGCGCCGAAGCGCTGCGGCTGCCCGTCGCAGCCTCAGGCGTCGTGCTGCCGCTGGCGGTCGCGATCTTCCGCTTTACCGGGCCGGCGATGAACCTGTCGGTCGCGCTCTATGTCGCGCACGTGTTCGGCATCCGGCTGGGGCCGGAACAGATCGCGATCGGCATCGCCGCCGCGGCGATCACCACCTTGGGCGCGGTCAGCCTGCCCGGCACGATCAGCTTCGTCTCCTCGATCGCGCCGATCGCGCTGGCGATGGGCGTGCCGATCGAGCCGCTGGCGCTCCTCGTCGCGGTCGAGACGATGCCCGACATCGTCCGCACGCTTGGCAACGTCACGATGGACCTCGCCGTCACCAGCGTCGTGACGCGCGGCCAGGCCGAGGGACTGGGCGGCACGGAAGCCGACGCGCTGCTCAGCGAGTAG
- the glmM gene encoding phosphoglucosamine mutase produces MARKYFGTDGIRGATNMAPMTAEMAMRVGMAAGAHFLRGDHKHRVVIGKDTRLSGYMLENAMVAGFTAVGMDVVLLGPVPTPAVAMLTRSMRADIGVMISASHNPYVDNGIKLFGPDGYKLSDDDEEAIEALIDGTVPLVPSAEIGRAKRIEDARGRYIHFAKACFPEDLRLDGLKVVVDCANGAAYQVAPSALWELGAEVVTLGVTPNGKNINDGVGSTAPGVLQETVVASGADLGIALDGDADRLIVVDEQGAVVDGDQLMATIALGWARRGRLNGGGLVATVMSNLGLERRLASEGLELIRTKVGDRHVLETMRSRGYNVGGEQSGHIILSDYGTTGDGLVAALQVLAELVRDGRAASEVLHHFDRVPQVLKNVRYERPAKPLEAAPVIDVIAAAEAELAGRGRLLIRPSGTEPVIRVMAEGDDARQVEAVVDRICDAVRAAV; encoded by the coding sequence ATGGCAAGAAAATATTTCGGCACCGACGGCATTCGCGGCGCCACCAACATGGCGCCGATGACCGCCGAAATGGCGATGCGTGTCGGCATGGCGGCGGGCGCACACTTCCTGCGCGGCGACCACAAGCATCGCGTCGTGATCGGCAAGGACACGCGACTTTCGGGTTACATGCTCGAAAACGCGATGGTCGCCGGCTTCACCGCGGTGGGCATGGACGTGGTGCTGCTGGGACCGGTGCCGACGCCCGCGGTCGCGATGCTGACGCGATCGATGCGCGCCGATATCGGCGTGATGATCTCCGCCAGCCACAATCCCTATGTCGACAATGGCATCAAGCTGTTCGGCCCCGACGGCTACAAGCTGTCCGACGACGACGAGGAAGCGATCGAGGCGCTGATCGACGGTACCGTCCCGCTCGTCCCCTCCGCCGAGATCGGCCGCGCCAAGCGGATCGAGGATGCCCGCGGCCGCTACATCCACTTCGCCAAGGCTTGCTTTCCCGAGGATCTGCGCCTCGACGGGCTGAAGGTGGTGGTCGATTGCGCCAATGGTGCGGCGTATCAGGTCGCTCCTTCTGCGCTGTGGGAGCTGGGGGCCGAAGTCGTCACGCTCGGCGTCACGCCCAATGGCAAGAACATCAACGACGGCGTGGGGTCGACCGCCCCCGGTGTGCTTCAGGAGACGGTGGTCGCGAGCGGCGCCGACCTCGGCATCGCGCTCGACGGCGATGCCGACCGCCTGATCGTCGTCGACGAGCAGGGCGCGGTGGTCGACGGCGACCAGTTGATGGCAACGATCGCACTCGGCTGGGCGCGTCGCGGGCGGCTGAACGGCGGCGGGCTGGTCGCGACGGTGATGTCGAACCTGGGGCTGGAGCGCCGGCTGGCGAGCGAAGGCTTGGAGCTCATCCGCACCAAGGTGGGCGACCGGCATGTGCTCGAGACGATGCGCTCGCGCGGCTATAATGTCGGTGGCGAACAATCGGGCCACATCATCCTCTCCGACTATGGCACCACCGGCGACGGCCTGGTCGCCGCGCTCCAGGTGCTGGCCGAGCTGGTGCGAGACGGCCGTGCGGCGAGCGAGGTGCTCCACCATTTCGACCGAGTGCCGCAGGTGCTGAAGAACGTCCGCTACGAACGGCCCGCCAAGCCGCTGGAGGCGGCGCCGGTGATCGACGTGATCGCCGCGGCCGAGGCGGAGCTTGCCGGCCGCGGGCGGCTGCTGATCCGGCCTTCGGGCACCGAGCCGGTGATCCGGGTGATGGCGGAGGGCGACGACGCGCGCCAGGTCGAGGCGGTGGTGGACCGCATCTGCGACGCGGTGCGCGCGGCGGTCTAG
- a CDS encoding DUF1244 domain-containing protein, producing MASIDELDDRVAAAAFRRLVRHLQHRTDAQNVDLMGLAGFCRNCLGDWVAEAGGMPKDAGREIVYGMPYADWKAQHQVAATPDQIARMNESVARNPREDALDEALEDSFPASDPPAMTEPR from the coding sequence ATGGCGAGCATCGACGAACTGGACGACCGGGTCGCGGCGGCGGCGTTCCGACGGCTGGTCAGGCACCTGCAGCATCGCACCGACGCGCAGAATGTCGACCTGATGGGGCTGGCCGGCTTCTGCCGCAACTGCCTGGGCGACTGGGTGGCGGAAGCGGGCGGCATGCCGAAGGATGCGGGGCGCGAGATCGTCTATGGCATGCCCTATGCGGACTGGAAGGCGCAGCATCAGGTCGCCGCAACGCCCGACCAGATCGCGCGCATGAACGAAAGCGTCGCGAGGAACCCGCGCGAGGACGCACTGGACGAGGCGCTGGAGGACAGCTTCCCCGCCAGCGACCCGCCGGCGATGACCGAGCCGCGGTGA
- the pyk gene encoding pyruvate kinase: protein MTKAMPPRSRQVRVLATLGPASSSPEMIAALFERGADAFRINMSHGDQASKIPVIQAIRAMEVEYRRPTTILADLQGPKLRVGKFADGRVILEPGQRFVLDRSPEPGDSSRVELPHREIFAAIARDARLLLDDGKLVLRVTDHSDDQIETVVEVGGALSNSKGLNVPDVVLPMAALTEKDISDLAFAVEQQVDWIALSFVQRPEDLADARKLIAGRAALLAKIEKPSAVARLDEIVEQCDGVMVARGDLGVELPPQSVPPLQKRIVETARRLGRPVIVATQMLESMISAPTPTRAEVSDVATAVYDGADAIMLSAESAAGAWPAESVAMMDAIANAVERDPAHGDRVHFTVTTPDPTTADALAAAAKNISITASASAIICFTLSGSTARRIARERPSVPILVLTPRAQTARRLGLLWGVHAIQTRDVASFEEMVAKAKRMALRHGLAKGGERVVVCAGVPFGVPGSTNVLHVTQIIGDELKNYSHEG from the coding sequence ATGACCAAGGCCATGCCGCCCCGTTCGCGACAGGTGCGCGTGCTCGCGACGCTGGGCCCCGCCAGCAGCAGCCCCGAGATGATCGCGGCGCTGTTCGAGCGCGGCGCCGACGCGTTTCGCATCAACATGAGCCATGGTGACCAGGCGTCGAAGATCCCGGTGATCCAGGCGATCCGCGCGATGGAGGTCGAGTATCGCCGGCCGACGACGATCCTTGCCGATCTTCAGGGGCCCAAGCTGCGCGTCGGCAAGTTCGCCGATGGGCGCGTCATCCTCGAACCCGGGCAGCGCTTCGTCCTCGACCGCTCACCTGAGCCCGGCGATTCGTCGCGCGTCGAGCTGCCGCACCGCGAGATCTTTGCCGCGATCGCGCGCGATGCGCGGCTGCTGCTCGACGACGGCAAGCTCGTCCTGCGCGTTACCGACCATTCGGACGACCAGATCGAGACGGTGGTCGAGGTGGGCGGCGCGCTGTCCAATTCGAAGGGGCTGAACGTTCCCGACGTCGTGCTGCCGATGGCGGCGCTGACCGAAAAGGACATCAGCGATCTCGCCTTTGCGGTCGAACAGCAGGTCGACTGGATCGCGCTGTCGTTCGTGCAGCGGCCCGAGGATCTGGCCGACGCGCGCAAGCTGATCGCCGGCCGTGCCGCGCTGCTCGCCAAGATCGAGAAGCCCTCGGCAGTGGCGCGGCTCGACGAGATCGTCGAGCAGTGCGACGGCGTGATGGTCGCCCGCGGCGACCTGGGTGTCGAACTGCCGCCGCAGTCGGTGCCGCCGCTCCAGAAGCGCATCGTCGAGACCGCGCGGCGGCTGGGCCGGCCGGTGATCGTCGCGACGCAGATGCTCGAATCGATGATCTCGGCGCCGACACCGACGCGTGCGGAAGTCTCGGACGTCGCGACCGCGGTCTATGACGGCGCTGACGCGATCATGCTGTCGGCGGAAAGCGCCGCGGGCGCGTGGCCGGCCGAGTCGGTCGCGATGATGGATGCGATCGCCAACGCGGTCGAGCGCGACCCGGCGCATGGCGACCGCGTCCACTTCACGGTGACGACGCCCGATCCGACCACCGCCGACGCGCTGGCGGCGGCGGCCAAGAACATCTCGATCACGGCAAGCGCGTCGGCGATCATCTGCTTCACGCTGTCGGGCTCGACCGCCCGCCGCATCGCGCGCGAGCGGCCGTCGGTGCCGATCCTGGTGCTGACGCCGCGGGCGCAGACCGCGCGGCGGCTCGGGCTGCTCTGGGGCGTCCACGCGATCCAGACCCGCGACGTCGCCTCGTTCGAAGAAATGGTCGCCAAGGCCAAGCGCATGGCGCTGCGCCACGGCCTCGCCAAGGGCGGCGAGCGCGTCGTCGTGTGCGCCGGCGTGCCGTTCGGCGTGCCGGGATCGACCAACGTGCTGCACGTCACGCAGATCATCGGCGACGAGCTAAAGAACTACAGCCACGAGGGGTGA
- a CDS encoding alkaline phosphatase family protein, with product MIAKPFRLLAAAVTLLAAPLAAQEMPTTPPKLVVMISADQFSTDVFEEYRPFYQAGLKRLSQGAVFPNGYQSHAATETCPGHSTLMTGDRPARTGIIANNWFSFKGPRPGEVYCAEDERLGTFKDYVPSDLHLRVPTLGERMKARDRRTRTVSIAGKDRAAIMMGGHKMDAIWFWRDGQGFVSTLKTAAPKTVVAANDAARAAIAAPAAAKPLPDFCESISRPVKVGEAVMGAGRFERAGGNESLWKASPDFDAAIGKLAADVVADMKLGSGPATDVLTVGLSATDYVGHRYGTAGSEMCIQVAALDRTVGALLDALDATGVDYVVGFSADHGGNDLPERERERAVPHAARVDPALAPSSLGKKIAAELGWTGGQLLYGSLNGDVWLAPELTGEWRTRVRDAAIAAWRASPQVASVLTAEEVRATPMPTGTPDTWSIAERQRAAYDAERSGDLFVFLKPAITPNQTGATHGSPWDYDRRVPILFWRKGIGRFEQPLAVETVDIMPSFAALVGLKLAPGEVDGRCLDLDGGPADTCAIKR from the coding sequence ATGATCGCCAAGCCTTTCCGCCTTCTCGCCGCCGCTGTCACCCTCCTCGCCGCGCCGCTCGCCGCGCAGGAGATGCCGACGACCCCGCCCAAGCTCGTCGTCATGATCTCCGCCGACCAGTTCTCGACGGACGTGTTCGAGGAGTATCGACCCTTCTACCAAGCCGGGCTCAAGCGCCTGTCGCAGGGCGCGGTGTTCCCCAACGGCTATCAGAGCCATGCCGCGACCGAGACGTGCCCCGGCCATTCGACGCTGATGACCGGCGACCGACCGGCACGGACGGGCATCATCGCCAACAACTGGTTCTCGTTCAAAGGGCCGCGGCCGGGCGAGGTCTATTGCGCCGAGGACGAGCGGCTGGGCACGTTCAAGGATTATGTGCCGAGCGACCTTCACTTGCGCGTGCCGACGCTGGGCGAGCGGATGAAGGCGCGCGACCGGCGCACGCGCACCGTCTCGATCGCGGGCAAGGATCGCGCGGCGATCATGATGGGCGGCCACAAGATGGACGCGATCTGGTTCTGGCGCGACGGTCAGGGCTTCGTATCGACGCTCAAGACCGCGGCGCCGAAGACCGTCGTGGCGGCGAACGATGCCGCACGCGCCGCGATCGCTGCGCCTGCGGCAGCCAAGCCGCTTCCGGACTTCTGCGAATCGATCAGCCGCCCGGTCAAGGTCGGCGAAGCGGTGATGGGCGCCGGCCGCTTCGAGCGCGCGGGCGGCAACGAGAGCCTGTGGAAGGCGTCGCCCGACTTCGATGCCGCGATCGGAAAGCTCGCCGCGGACGTCGTCGCCGACATGAAGCTCGGCAGCGGTCCCGCCACCGACGTGCTGACCGTCGGCCTGTCGGCGACCGACTATGTCGGCCACCGCTATGGCACCGCAGGGTCGGAGATGTGCATCCAGGTCGCGGCGCTCGACCGCACCGTGGGGGCGCTGCTCGACGCGCTCGATGCGACGGGGGTCGACTATGTCGTCGGCTTCTCGGCCGATCATGGCGGCAACGACCTGCCCGAGCGCGAGCGTGAGCGAGCGGTACCGCACGCCGCGCGCGTCGATCCGGCGTTGGCGCCCTCGTCGCTCGGCAAGAAGATCGCGGCAGAGCTCGGCTGGACCGGCGGGCAGTTGCTCTACGGATCGCTCAACGGCGACGTGTGGCTCGCGCCCGAGCTGACCGGCGAGTGGCGCACCCGCGTCCGCGACGCGGCGATCGCCGCCTGGCGCGCCTCGCCCCAGGTCGCGTCGGTGCTGACTGCCGAGGAGGTGCGCGCGACGCCGATGCCGACCGGCACGCCCGACACCTGGTCGATCGCCGAGCGCCAGCGTGCCGCCTATGACGCCGAACGGTCGGGCGACCTGTTCGTGTTCCTGAAGCCTGCGATCACCCCGAACCAGACCGGCGCGACGCATGGCAGCCCCTGGGATTACGACCGCCGCGTGCCGATCCTGTTCTGGCGCAAGGGGATCGGCCGGTTCGAACAGCCGCTTGCGGTCGAAACCGTCGACATCATGCCGAGCTTCGCGGCGCTGGTTGGGCTGAAGCTGGCGCCGGGCGAGGTCGACGGACGCTGCCTCGACCTGGACGGCGGGCCGGCCGACACCTGCGCCATAAAGCGCTGA
- a CDS encoding HAD family phosphatase — MRPHAVIFDIGNVLFHWDPRFLYERLIGDDRALDAFVRDVLTHEWHFQHDAGRNFADTSAELIAEHPHHAELIAAWGPRFNESVGGPVEGMHAIVESLDAAGVPLYAITNFSHEFWPPFRAEWPGLFDRFRDIVVSGEERLVKPDRAIYDLALARFGLEPGDAVFVDDNPANVDAANAVGIHAHRFTDASAFRRFLEEHWLLAG, encoded by the coding sequence GTGCGTCCGCATGCCGTCATCTTCGACATCGGCAACGTCCTGTTCCACTGGGACCCGCGGTTCCTGTACGAGCGCCTGATCGGCGACGATCGGGCGCTCGACGCGTTCGTGCGCGACGTGCTGACGCACGAATGGCACTTTCAGCATGATGCCGGCCGCAACTTCGCCGACACCTCGGCGGAGCTGATCGCAGAGCATCCGCACCATGCCGAGCTGATCGCCGCCTGGGGCCCGCGCTTCAACGAGAGCGTCGGCGGGCCGGTCGAGGGCATGCACGCCATCGTCGAGTCGCTCGATGCCGCGGGCGTGCCGCTCTATGCGATCACCAATTTCAGCCACGAATTCTGGCCACCCTTCCGCGCCGAATGGCCGGGGCTGTTCGATCGCTTTCGCGACATCGTCGTGTCGGGCGAGGAGCGGCTGGTGAAGCCCGATCGCGCGATCTACGACCTCGCGCTCGCCCGCTTCGGGCTGGAGCCGGGCGATGCGGTGTTCGTCGACGACAACCCCGCCAATGTCGACGCGGCGAATGCGGTCGGCATCCATGCGCATCGCTTCACCGACGCGTCCGCGTTCCGCCGCTTCCTCGAAGAACACTGGCTGCTCGCGGGCTGA
- the ykgO gene encoding type B 50S ribosomal protein L36, which translates to MKIVNSLKSLKGRHRDNRVIRRRGRVYVINKTQRRFKARQG; encoded by the coding sequence ATGAAGATCGTCAACAGCCTTAAGTCGCTCAAGGGGCGTCACCGCGACAACCGCGTGATCCGCCGCCGTGGCCGCGTGTACGTCATCAACAAGACGCAGCGTCGCTTCAAGGCGCGCCAGGGCTGA
- a CDS encoding DUF4136 domain-containing protein produces MRVRSLVLLALPAFFASACTTGGVRTGPVEVIRYHLGTPIAPGTFLVDRNAGRGTASLSSDYDMIVDAVSAELSRMGYTRVPEGAGSLYTLEVSVDRGQVGTTRVGPRFGIGLGGVSGGMGGGVGGGVSTELGGSTRALIGSDVTVKIRRRTDQTVVWEGNARTSGTAPASADAAANQAGRLANALFRDFPGQSGFTTTVP; encoded by the coding sequence ATGCGTGTTCGTTCGCTCGTCCTTTTGGCCCTGCCGGCGTTTTTCGCCAGTGCCTGTACGACGGGCGGTGTTCGAACCGGGCCGGTCGAGGTGATTCGCTATCACCTGGGCACGCCGATCGCGCCGGGCACCTTCCTCGTCGACCGCAATGCCGGGCGCGGCACCGCCAGCCTGTCGAGCGATTATGACATGATCGTCGATGCGGTCTCGGCCGAACTGTCGCGCATGGGCTATACGCGGGTGCCCGAGGGCGCGGGATCGCTCTACACGCTGGAGGTCAGCGTCGATCGCGGCCAGGTCGGCACGACGCGCGTCGGCCCGCGCTTCGGCATCGGCCTGGGCGGCGTCTCGGGGGGCATGGGCGGCGGCGTCGGCGGCGGGGTCTCGACCGAGCTTGGCGGATCGACCCGCGCGCTGATCGGCAGCGACGTCACCGTCAAGATCCGCCGCCGCACCGACCAGACGGTCGTGTGGGAAGGCAATGCCCGCACCAGCGGCACCGCGCCTGCCAGCGCCGATGCCGCGGCGAACCAGGCAGGCCGCCTCGCCAACGCGCTGTTCAGGGACTTTCCGGGCCAGTCGGGTTTCACTACCACGGTGCCATGA
- a CDS encoding M14 family metallopeptidase — protein sequence MTIDVNAAFDSGNIELVGIEGDRVDLEIRRDAHSDFYQWFHFRVAGAKGRRLTFRLLNAGGAAYAFGWPGYRPRVSSDRQAWPMVERASYRDGVLEFDHAIDSDVVWFAYFAPYSMERHHDLVARIAAAPGVSHRTLGLSLDGQSIDCLDIGNGPRQVWIYARQHPGESMAEWFMEGVLEALTDAANPIAATLREKATLHLVPNMNPDGSRRGHLRTNAAGVNLNREWHSPSLERSPEVLAVRNAMDATGVDWAIDVHGDEAIPANFFAGYEGIPSWTGAHGERFYDFQRRLAAGTPLFQTKLGYDKASAGRANLSMSTNQLAERFGAVSMTLEMPFKDHDPSPDPVEGWSPARSKALAHACLATLADVI from the coding sequence ATGACGATCGACGTGAACGCCGCTTTCGACAGCGGCAATATCGAGTTGGTGGGGATCGAGGGCGACCGCGTCGACCTCGAGATCCGCCGGGATGCCCATTCGGACTTCTACCAGTGGTTCCACTTTCGCGTCGCCGGCGCGAAAGGGCGGAGGCTGACCTTTCGCCTGCTCAACGCAGGCGGCGCGGCCTACGCCTTCGGATGGCCCGGCTATCGCCCGCGCGTGTCGAGCGATCGTCAGGCGTGGCCGATGGTCGAGCGTGCTTCCTATCGGGACGGCGTGCTCGAATTCGATCATGCGATCGACAGCGACGTCGTCTGGTTCGCCTATTTCGCACCCTATTCAATGGAGCGCCACCACGACCTAGTCGCGCGCATCGCCGCGGCGCCGGGCGTGTCGCACCGGACGCTGGGCCTGTCGCTCGACGGGCAGTCGATCGACTGCCTGGATATCGGCAACGGGCCGCGGCAGGTGTGGATCTATGCGCGCCAGCATCCCGGCGAATCGATGGCCGAGTGGTTCATGGAAGGCGTGCTGGAGGCGCTGACCGATGCCGCAAACCCTATCGCGGCGACGCTGCGGGAGAAGGCGACGCTGCACCTCGTCCCCAACATGAACCCCGACGGGTCGCGGCGTGGGCATCTTCGCACCAACGCGGCGGGCGTGAACCTCAACCGCGAATGGCATTCGCCGAGCCTGGAGCGCTCGCCGGAGGTGCTTGCGGTTCGCAACGCGATGGATGCGACCGGCGTCGACTGGGCGATCGACGTGCATGGTGACGAGGCGATCCCGGCCAACTTCTTCGCCGGGTATGAGGGCATCCCGTCCTGGACGGGCGCGCATGGCGAGCGCTTCTACGATTTTCAGCGTCGGCTGGCGGCGGGGACGCCGCTGTTCCAAACGAAGCTCGGCTATGACAAGGCGTCGGCGGGGCGTGCCAATCTGTCGATGTCGACCAACCAGCTTGCCGAGCGGTTCGGCGCGGTGTCGATGACGCTGGAGATGCCGTTCAAGGATCATGATCCCTCGCCCGACCCGGTCGAAGGCTGGTCGCCCGCACGTTCCAAGGCGCTGGCGCACGCATGCCTGGCGACACTCGCCGACGTGATCTGA
- a CDS encoding GNAT family N-acetyltransferase, whose translation MPGDTRRRDLMDLREGQLNHPAVVALLQTHFAGMLAASPPGTCHFLDLSGLKVPEVTFLTAWDGDALLGCGALKRLDAGHGELKSMRTAADALRRGVASAILEALIDRARRQGLTRLSLETGTGTAFAAAEAL comes from the coding sequence ATGCCTGGCGACACTCGCCGACGTGATCTGATGGACCTGCGCGAGGGGCAGCTCAACCATCCGGCCGTCGTCGCGCTGCTCCAGACGCATTTCGCGGGGATGCTCGCCGCGTCGCCGCCGGGCACCTGCCACTTCCTCGATCTGTCGGGGCTGAAGGTGCCCGAGGTCACGTTCCTGACCGCGTGGGATGGCGACGCGCTGCTCGGCTGCGGCGCGCTCAAGCGGCTGGATGCGGGGCATGGCGAGCTCAAGTCGATGCGCACCGCCGCCGACGCGCTCCGCCGCGGCGTGGCCAGCGCGATTCTGGAGGCGTTGATCGACCGCGCGCGGCGTCAAGGTCTGACGCGGCTCAGCCTGGAAACGGGTACCGGCACCGCCTTTGCCGCGGCCGAGGCGCTGTAG
- a CDS encoding serine hydrolase translates to MRAALSFAALTASSGAAAQAVAPAPTAPYARAIAAGYKAAMLCSGIFNAGRTEAQVTADELAGIYPDYQPLIAGLPATVDRARGRVSVAFDNKLPPRVSTFAAGRGCRSEPIGWVPPAATGKAPTPVAGADARAWPMGDAGIAPRPSPALAATIERAFAGGFGAKAKTAGVIILRDGQVVGERYGAGWGPFVSNRTWSVAKSIAGTLIGMSAVDPDRPARIAAWATPGDPRHAITLDNLMRMASGLHSDHAGNRTDALYFGGTAVDEQATGWPLEAEPGTRFRYANNDTLLAVRSLREGLGERAYQALPQRLFGPLGMSHTVAEQDWRGNFILSSQIWSTARDLARLGQFWLDDGVWQGKRMLPAGWVKRMTTPAGPQPASGPGYGATLWLFGPDQGLPAGSFAAQGNRGQYVMVVPAARLVVVRRGEDGTGATFDIAGFTRAVLEAR, encoded by the coding sequence ATGCGCGCCGCGCTGAGCTTCGCGGCGCTGACGGCGAGTAGCGGCGCGGCGGCGCAGGCGGTCGCGCCCGCGCCCACCGCCCCCTATGCTCGCGCGATCGCCGCGGGGTACAAGGCGGCGATGCTGTGCAGCGGCATCTTCAACGCCGGCCGGACCGAGGCGCAAGTGACCGCCGACGAGCTTGCCGGCATCTATCCCGACTATCAGCCGCTGATCGCCGGCCTGCCCGCAACAGTCGACCGCGCGCGTGGGCGAGTGAGCGTGGCGTTCGATAACAAGCTGCCGCCGCGCGTATCGACCTTTGCCGCCGGGCGCGGCTGTCGCAGCGAGCCGATCGGCTGGGTGCCGCCCGCCGCCACGGGCAAGGCGCCGACGCCCGTCGCCGGCGCCGACGCGCGCGCCTGGCCGATGGGCGATGCCGGCATCGCTCCGCGCCCCTCCCCCGCGCTTGCCGCCACGATCGAGCGCGCCTTCGCGGGCGGGTTCGGCGCCAAGGCGAAGACCGCGGGCGTCATCATCCTCCGCGATGGACAGGTCGTCGGCGAGCGCTATGGCGCTGGCTGGGGACCGTTCGTCTCCAACCGCACCTGGTCGGTGGCGAAGAGCATCGCGGGTACGCTGATCGGCATGTCGGCGGTCGATCCAGACAGGCCGGCGCGCATCGCCGCCTGGGCGACGCCGGGCGACCCGCGCCATGCGATCACGCTCGACAACCTCATGCGGATGGCGAGCGGGCTGCACAGCGACCATGCCGGCAATCGGACGGACGCGCTCTACTTCGGCGGTACCGCGGTCGACGAGCAGGCGACCGGCTGGCCGCTGGAAGCCGAACCGGGCACGCGCTTCCGCTACGCCAACAACGACACGCTGCTCGCCGTCCGGTCGCTCCGCGAAGGGCTTGGCGAGCGCGCCTACCAGGCACTGCCACAGCGTCTGTTCGGTCCGCTGGGCATGAGCCACACCGTCGCCGAGCAGGACTGGCGCGGCAACTTCATCCTGTCGAGCCAGATCTGGTCGACCGCGCGCGACCTTGCCCGGCTCGGCCAGTTCTGGCTCGACGACGGCGTGTGGCAGGGCAAGCGGATGCTGCCCGCGGGCTGGGTGAAGCGGATGACGACGCCGGCCGGACCGCAGCCCGCGAGCGGCCCCGGCTATGGCGCGACGCTGTGGCTGTTCGGTCCCGACCAGGGCCTGCCCGCCGGCAGCTTCGCCGCGCAGGGCAATCGCGGGCAGTATGTCATGGTCGTCCCCGCCGCCCGCCTCGTCGTCGTTCGCCGGGGTGAGGACGGCACCGGCGCGACGTTCGACATCGCCGGCTTCACCAGGGCGGTGCTGGAGGCGCGTTGA